The following coding sequences are from one Aeromicrobium duanguangcaii window:
- a CDS encoding SDR family oxidoreductase produces MSTTDRQVVIITGAGRGLGRAHALEFAERGAAVVVNDLGASLDGTGTEQGPAEEVAEQVRARGGEVLVNGDDISEPEGADRLLAATLDAFGRVDVLVNNAGILRDRTLINMTIDEWDAVIKVHLRGTFAPMKAVATHWRELARAGEQVDGRIINTTSSSGIYGNPGQSNYGAAKAGIAAMTIIASRELARYGITVNAIAPAALTRMTEGLRTDRPEIPEGEFNPGAPENVSPLVAWLASPAAKEVTGRVFNVRGGHVSVAEGWIAGPGVEEQRRLTVEDLDTILPDLLAQARPNALMNGKVPQEVPA; encoded by the coding sequence ATGTCCACAACTGACCGTCAGGTCGTCATCATCACGGGAGCTGGCCGAGGTCTCGGCCGCGCCCACGCCCTGGAGTTCGCCGAGCGCGGTGCCGCGGTGGTCGTCAACGACCTCGGCGCCTCGCTCGACGGGACCGGAACCGAGCAGGGCCCCGCCGAGGAGGTCGCCGAGCAGGTCCGGGCCCGTGGCGGCGAGGTCCTCGTCAACGGCGACGACATCAGCGAGCCCGAGGGCGCCGACCGGCTGCTGGCCGCCACGCTCGACGCGTTCGGCCGCGTCGACGTCCTGGTGAACAACGCCGGCATCCTGCGCGATCGCACGCTCATCAACATGACCATCGACGAGTGGGACGCGGTGATCAAGGTGCACCTGCGGGGCACCTTCGCCCCCATGAAGGCGGTGGCGACCCACTGGCGCGAGCTCGCGCGGGCGGGTGAGCAGGTCGACGGGCGCATCATCAACACCACGTCCTCGTCGGGCATCTACGGCAACCCGGGCCAGAGCAACTACGGCGCCGCCAAGGCCGGCATCGCGGCGATGACCATCATCGCCTCGCGTGAGCTGGCGCGGTACGGCATCACCGTCAACGCCATCGCCCCGGCCGCGCTCACGCGGATGACCGAGGGGCTGCGCACGGATCGCCCCGAGATCCCGGAGGGGGAGTTCAACCCGGGAGCGCCCGAGAACGTGTCGCCGCTGGTGGCCTGGCTGGCCAGTCCGGCGGCGAAGGAGGTGACGGGCCGGGTGTTCAACGTGCGCGGCGGTCACGTCAGCGTCGCCGAGGGCTGGATCGCGGGTCCGGGCGTGGAGGAGCAGCGCCGCCTGACGGTCGAGGATCTCGACACGATCCTGCCGGACCTGCTGGCTCAGGCCAGGCCCAACGCCCTGATGAACGGCAAGGTCCCGCAGGAGGTCCCGGCATGA
- a CDS encoding thiolase C-terminal domain-containing protein, with protein MSADVVILGAAETEEVGKLPNLSTMELHVQSARRALADAGLRLDQVDGIASVSTGGPGPVAVAHALGITPTYVDGTSVGGSSFLFHVRHAVAAIRAGHAEVVLITHGESGRSRVGAAPWARPVDSAMAQFEMPYGVLGPPTTFTVPALRFLQETGNTIEQMAEVAVAQRRWSSRNTRAMFREELTVDDVLSARQVAWPFTLLMCCLVTDGGGALVVTSREFAEAHGSDKPLVQVTGTGEAATTPMVSQMEDMSRCRQFELSSQAAFREAGMGPSDIDHLMIYDAFAHVPLFGLEDMGFVGRGESGAFVAEGNTSPGGSLPMNTNGGGLSYTHTGMYGMFAIQESVRQLRGQAEAQVEDVETSLVLGNGGMFMSAATLVLTRG; from the coding sequence ATGAGCGCCGACGTCGTCATCCTCGGCGCTGCCGAGACCGAGGAGGTCGGCAAGCTGCCGAACCTGTCCACCATGGAGCTGCACGTGCAGTCGGCGCGTCGCGCGCTGGCTGACGCCGGTCTTCGCCTCGACCAGGTCGACGGGATCGCTTCGGTCTCCACCGGTGGCCCCGGACCTGTCGCGGTGGCCCACGCGTTGGGCATCACGCCGACGTATGTCGACGGGACGTCCGTCGGCGGCTCGTCCTTCCTGTTCCACGTGCGGCACGCGGTCGCGGCGATCCGCGCCGGTCACGCGGAGGTCGTCCTGATCACGCACGGTGAGTCCGGCCGGTCGCGGGTCGGTGCCGCGCCGTGGGCGCGCCCGGTCGACTCGGCGATGGCCCAGTTCGAGATGCCGTACGGCGTGCTGGGCCCGCCCACGACGTTCACCGTCCCGGCGCTGCGGTTCCTGCAGGAGACCGGCAACACGATCGAGCAGATGGCCGAGGTGGCCGTGGCGCAGCGCCGGTGGTCGTCGCGCAACACCCGCGCGATGTTCCGCGAGGAGCTGACGGTCGACGACGTTCTGTCGGCCCGGCAGGTCGCCTGGCCGTTCACCCTGCTGATGTGCTGCTTGGTGACCGACGGCGGCGGCGCCCTGGTGGTGACCTCGCGGGAGTTCGCCGAGGCGCACGGGTCCGACAAGCCGCTCGTGCAGGTGACCGGAACCGGCGAGGCCGCCACGACGCCGATGGTGTCGCAGATGGAGGACATGAGCCGGTGCCGCCAGTTCGAGCTGTCCAGCCAGGCGGCGTTCCGCGAGGCCGGGATGGGCCCGTCCGACATCGATCACCTGATGATCTACGACGCGTTCGCGCACGTCCCGCTGTTCGGTCTGGAGGACATGGGCTTCGTCGGCCGCGGTGAGTCCGGCGCGTTCGTCGCCGAGGGCAACACCTCGCCGGGCGGGTCCCTGCCGATGAACACCAACGGCGGCGGACTCTCGTACACCCACACCGGGATGTACGGAATGTTCGCCATCCAGGAGTCGGTCCGTCAGCTCAGGGGACAGGCCGAGGCCCAGGTCGAGGACGTCGAGACGAGCCTCGTGCTCGGCAACGGCGGCATGTTCATGAGCGCCGCGACCCTGGTCCTCACCCGCGGATAG
- a CDS encoding Zn-ribbon domain-containing OB-fold protein codes for MSITDTKPRADVAERFVPRPTPETQPFWDGTAAGELRIQSCLSCTEPFFYPRTSCPTCGSQDLEWIRCSGRGTLYSYVISARPAPGFDGPTVIAVVELEEGPRMMTNIVGVVPDPANLPLDLPVRVAFEDRGRLQIPVFEPDEEATR; via the coding sequence ATGTCCATCACCGACACCAAGCCGCGAGCGGACGTGGCGGAGCGCTTCGTGCCCCGCCCCACTCCCGAGACGCAACCGTTCTGGGACGGGACCGCCGCCGGCGAGCTGCGGATCCAGTCGTGCCTGAGCTGCACGGAGCCGTTCTTCTACCCGCGCACCTCCTGCCCGACGTGTGGGTCGCAGGACCTGGAATGGATCCGATGCTCGGGGCGGGGGACTCTCTACTCCTACGTCATCTCGGCGCGTCCCGCCCCCGGTTTCGACGGGCCGACGGTCATCGCCGTGGTCGAGCTGGAGGAGGGTCCGCGGATGATGACGAACATCGTCGGCGTCGTTCCGGACCCGGCCAACCTGCCGCTGGACCTTCCGGTGCGCGTGGCCTTCGAGGACCGGGGCAGGTTGCAGATCCCGGTCTTCGAGCCGGACGAGGAGGCCACCCGATGA
- a CDS encoding MBL fold metallo-hydrolase, producing MLAPNANAWTFEGTNTWVLTGGGDAVVVDPGPDDPAHLDAIDEVVKSSGSHVREVLLSHHHNDHSDAATPLAERWSAPVRPRVQRGVVPEGTRFDVGGTEAWVLSTPGHTADGVSLVVPERRLVLTGDTVLARVNPFISHPDGTIADMLASMRRLGGLVDDDWVFLPGHGPVVREPRSYLRDRTSDRRRRVEQVAGHAARGHTSAEIARLIHPHLESTRLRAAQASVEAILHYLSEPRSDHDSITRKAHH from the coding sequence GTGCTCGCGCCCAACGCGAACGCGTGGACGTTCGAGGGCACCAACACCTGGGTGCTGACCGGCGGCGGCGATGCGGTCGTGGTCGATCCCGGGCCCGACGATCCGGCGCACCTCGACGCGATCGACGAGGTGGTGAAGTCCAGTGGCTCGCACGTTCGTGAGGTGCTGCTGAGCCACCACCACAACGACCACTCGGACGCGGCCACCCCGCTGGCCGAGCGCTGGTCCGCACCCGTGCGGCCCCGCGTGCAGCGCGGGGTGGTCCCCGAGGGGACGAGGTTCGACGTCGGCGGGACCGAGGCGTGGGTGCTCAGCACTCCCGGCCACACGGCCGACGGGGTGAGCCTGGTCGTGCCGGAGCGCCGGCTGGTGCTGACGGGCGACACCGTGCTGGCGCGCGTGAACCCGTTCATCAGTCACCCGGACGGGACGATCGCGGACATGCTCGCGTCGATGCGCCGGCTGGGCGGGCTGGTCGACGACGACTGGGTGTTCCTCCCCGGTCACGGGCCCGTGGTGCGCGAGCCGCGCAGCTACCTGCGCGATCGCACCAGCGACCGGCGACGGCGGGTCGAGCAGGTCGCCGGGCACGCCGCCCGGGGCCACACGTCGGCCGAGATCGCCCGTCTGATCCATCCCCATCTGGAATCGACGCGCCTGCGCGCCGCGCAGGCCTCGGTCGAGGCGATCTTGCACTACCTCTCCGAACCCCGGAGCGATCACGACTCCATCACCAGAAAGGCCCATCACTGA
- a CDS encoding ABC transporter substrate-binding protein, with protein MHRSHRRARIAATLVATAVVASGCFGSSSGGSTDSGKGALVEDDGPPQSGGTFQVAGTADAPSLDPQKEPAYSVHSAVGAVYSRLLAFKTGPDIDYGTNEVEGDLAEEWKSSDDAKTWTVTLREGVVWHDKAPVNGRELTVDDVVCTFDRIKEIQGHALGLISNVESLTTPDERTLVFQLKTPYSAFDETLANPFLAILPCEATNGGFDPATDAIGTGPFVLDSWKRNQERVYLKNQDYFVEGQPYLDGYTTTIMPDAQAQIAALRSGKIDMITTLSTEKRQVDQLLSQVKGLQKSQEAGTTQTRVYMNADKKPFDKVEVRRAVALAIDKQGMIDGIRAGGTVTGPITPSLFGALPTDEVEKLVPYDPDEAKRLLKKAGFPDGFSAKMVVTTGYGETIVREAQWVQEDLAKVGIKVELEVQDYATYAGDTWPNGKYDIGYGLQTPMLTANEYLSTEYHSQGSRNWSNVDDPELDAMIDAQKAMSDADQREKALQEIDRHILEKVLTPLPLYVYDGQTLLSPRVRSWNPHPDYSAREYQDIWLKQD; from the coding sequence ATGCACCGTTCCCATCGCAGGGCGAGAATCGCCGCCACACTCGTCGCCACGGCGGTCGTCGCGTCCGGCTGCTTCGGCAGCTCGTCCGGAGGCAGCACCGATTCCGGCAAGGGCGCGCTCGTCGAGGACGACGGGCCGCCGCAGTCCGGCGGGACGTTCCAGGTCGCCGGCACGGCGGATGCTCCGTCGCTCGATCCGCAGAAGGAGCCGGCGTATTCGGTCCACAGTGCCGTGGGTGCGGTGTACAGCCGACTCCTGGCGTTCAAGACGGGCCCGGACATCGACTACGGCACCAACGAGGTCGAGGGCGACCTCGCCGAGGAATGGAAGTCCAGTGACGACGCGAAGACGTGGACCGTCACCCTGCGCGAAGGTGTCGTGTGGCACGACAAGGCTCCGGTGAACGGCCGCGAGCTGACCGTCGATGACGTCGTCTGCACCTTCGACCGGATCAAGGAGATCCAGGGTCACGCGCTCGGCCTGATCTCGAACGTCGAGTCGCTCACGACTCCCGACGAGCGCACGCTGGTCTTCCAGCTCAAGACGCCCTACTCGGCGTTCGACGAGACGCTCGCCAATCCCTTCCTGGCGATCCTGCCGTGCGAGGCCACGAACGGCGGATTCGATCCGGCGACCGACGCGATCGGCACCGGCCCGTTCGTGCTCGACAGCTGGAAGCGCAACCAGGAGCGCGTCTACCTGAAGAACCAGGACTACTTCGTCGAGGGTCAGCCGTATCTCGACGGCTACACGACGACGATCATGCCCGACGCGCAGGCGCAGATCGCGGCGCTGCGCAGCGGCAAGATCGACATGATCACCACGCTGTCGACCGAGAAGCGGCAGGTGGACCAGCTGCTCAGCCAGGTCAAGGGGCTGCAGAAGAGCCAGGAGGCCGGCACGACGCAGACCCGCGTCTACATGAACGCCGACAAGAAGCCGTTCGACAAGGTCGAGGTTCGTCGCGCGGTGGCGTTGGCGATCGACAAGCAGGGCATGATCGACGGCATCCGTGCCGGTGGAACCGTCACCGGTCCGATCACCCCGAGCCTGTTCGGCGCGCTGCCGACGGACGAGGTCGAGAAGCTCGTCCCGTACGACCCCGACGAGGCCAAGCGACTGCTCAAGAAGGCCGGGTTCCCCGACGGGTTCTCCGCGAAGATGGTCGTCACGACGGGCTACGGCGAGACGATCGTCCGTGAGGCGCAGTGGGTCCAGGAGGACCTGGCGAAGGTCGGCATCAAGGTCGAGCTCGAGGTCCAGGACTATGCGACGTACGCCGGTGACACCTGGCCGAACGGCAAGTACGACATCGGGTACGGCCTGCAGACGCCGATGCTCACCGCAAACGAGTACCTGAGCACGGAGTACCACTCGCAGGGCAGCCGCAACTGGTCGAACGTCGACGACCCCGAGCTGGACGCGATGATCGACGCACAGAAGGCGATGTCCGACGCCGACCAGCGCGAGAAGGCGCTGCAGGAGATCGACCGGCACATCCTCGAGAAGGTGCTGACGCCGTTGCCGTTGTACGTCTACGACGGTCAGACCCTGTTGTCGCCGCGGGTGCGCTCGTGGAACCCCCACCCTGACTACTCGGCCCGCGAGTACCAGGACATCTGGCTGAAGCAGGACTGA
- a CDS encoding ABC transporter permease — protein sequence MTIPGIHVLMPRLSRRAAKPQVLTPRRGILRYFKEQPLGAAAAIIIVVFVALAALAPWLAPYNPLAQSRDEIMVPPGGGHLMGTDELGRDVLSRVMYGARTSLLISVATLAIGGLIGLVLGIVSGYFGGTWIDTVIQRVMDSLMAVPSIVLLLFVAALLGPSIRNTILALALLVVPAFNRVSRGEMLRIREETYVEAARAVGCSTPRILFRYGLPNLMAPLFVVTSLLFAIVLIAESALSFLGIGTPPPTPSWGRMLSEASRQLEIAPWMALFPGLALSLSVLAFNLLGDALRDFLDPKQRR from the coding sequence ATGACCATTCCCGGAATCCACGTCCTCATGCCGCGGCTCTCGCGGCGCGCCGCCAAGCCCCAGGTGCTCACGCCACGGCGAGGGATCCTGCGCTACTTCAAGGAGCAGCCCCTCGGCGCGGCCGCGGCGATCATCATCGTCGTGTTCGTCGCCCTGGCCGCGCTGGCGCCGTGGCTCGCGCCGTACAACCCGCTGGCGCAGAGCCGCGACGAGATCATGGTGCCGCCCGGCGGTGGTCACCTCATGGGCACCGACGAGCTCGGTCGCGACGTGCTCAGCCGCGTCATGTACGGGGCCCGCACCTCGCTGCTGATCTCGGTGGCGACGCTGGCGATCGGCGGGTTGATCGGCCTGGTGCTGGGCATCGTGTCCGGCTACTTCGGCGGGACCTGGATCGACACCGTCATCCAGCGCGTCATGGACTCCCTGATGGCGGTGCCGTCCATCGTGCTGCTGCTGTTCGTCGCCGCGCTGCTCGGACCGAGCATCCGCAACACGATCCTGGCCCTGGCGCTGCTGGTGGTGCCGGCGTTCAACCGCGTCTCTCGCGGCGAGATGCTGCGCATTCGCGAGGAGACGTATGTCGAGGCGGCGCGCGCGGTGGGCTGCAGCACGCCGCGGATCCTGTTCCGCTACGGCCTGCCCAACCTGATGGCGCCGCTGTTCGTCGTCACGAGCCTGCTGTTCGCGATCGTGCTGATCGCCGAGTCGGCGCTCAGCTTCCTGGGCATCGGCACACCGCCGCCGACACCGTCGTGGGGCCGGATGCTCAGCGAGGCCTCGCGCCAACTCGAGATCGCCCCCTGGATGGCGCTGTTCCCCGGCCTCGCCCTGTCGCTGTCCGTGCTCGCGTTCAACCTGCTCGGCGATGCGCTGCGCGACTTCCTCGATCCCAAGCAACGCCGATGA
- a CDS encoding ABC transporter permease → MIMFTSRRLGYGLLVLGLVASFTFLTLRAIPGDVVRLQLADAPGATDEQVAQRAAELGLDQPVLSQFLTFMSDLVRLDFGTSFEDGRPVLEHITERLPATLELGLLALVLGLLLGIPLGVASALKQNSLLDQAMRILAVVGMSVPNFWLALLLITFLAQWFGWSAPLVYASPGENLGQNLTHLALPAFALAVGSMAGVARMLRSSMLEVLGSNFIRTVRARGASEWNVLFKHAGRNSLIPVFSLLGLQVGSILGGTVILESIFSIPGMGSLIFDAVQQRDYPVVLGCVIVYGGLFILVNLIVDVLYAIVDPRIRY, encoded by the coding sequence ATGATCATGTTCACGAGTCGTCGGCTCGGATACGGCCTTCTCGTCCTGGGGCTCGTCGCATCGTTCACCTTCCTGACCCTGCGGGCGATCCCCGGTGACGTCGTCAGGCTGCAGTTGGCGGACGCGCCGGGAGCCACCGATGAACAGGTGGCTCAACGAGCGGCCGAGCTGGGGCTGGACCAACCGGTGCTGAGCCAGTTCCTGACGTTCATGTCCGACCTGGTGCGGCTGGACTTCGGCACGTCCTTCGAGGACGGCCGTCCCGTACTGGAGCACATCACCGAGCGGCTGCCGGCCACCCTCGAGCTGGGTCTGCTCGCGCTCGTCCTGGGTCTGCTGCTGGGCATCCCGCTCGGCGTCGCCTCGGCGCTGAAACAGAACTCCCTGCTGGACCAGGCGATGCGGATCCTCGCCGTCGTGGGGATGTCGGTGCCGAACTTCTGGCTTGCGCTCCTGTTGATCACGTTCCTGGCGCAGTGGTTCGGCTGGTCGGCTCCGCTGGTCTACGCCAGTCCCGGGGAGAACCTGGGACAGAACCTGACTCACTTGGCATTGCCGGCCTTCGCGCTCGCGGTGGGCTCGATGGCGGGTGTGGCCCGCATGCTGCGGTCCTCGATGCTCGAGGTGCTCGGATCGAACTTCATCCGCACCGTCCGGGCCCGCGGGGCCTCGGAATGGAACGTGCTGTTCAAGCACGCGGGCCGCAACAGCCTGATCCCGGTGTTCTCGTTGCTGGGCCTGCAGGTCGGCTCGATCCTCGGCGGCACCGTGATCCTCGAGTCGATCTTCTCCATCCCGGGCATGGGCTCGCTGATCTTCGATGCGGTCCAGCAACGCGACTACCCGGTCGTCCTGGGCTGCGTGATCGTCTACGGCGGCCTGTTCATCCTCGTCAACCTCATCGTCGACGTGCTCTACGCGATCGTCGATCCCCGGATCCGTTACTGA
- a CDS encoding ABC transporter ATP-binding protein has protein sequence MSAAIARPLAVDEPGPAVDTILELDQVVKHFPGRRKQPPVRAVDGVSLSVRRGETVGLVGESGSGKSTLGRLALSLLEPTAGSVRFDGTDVSTLRRRDLAHLRRRMQLVFQDPVSSFSPRMTIEEVLTEPMIVHGVGNAESRRNRCRELLDLVGLPSSALERYPHQFSGGQAQRIGIARALTTNPELIVCDEAVSALDVSVQAQILNLLRDVQRELGLSYLFIAHDLNVVRYMSDRISVMYLGKVVESGPTDTLMGAPLHPYTAALVEAVPSLERRGELRAPLSGEIPSPSRPPSGCHFHTRCPRRFEPCDHLEPTLLTLGERSAACHLVEGAESGVRA, from the coding sequence ATGAGCGCCGCGATCGCCCGGCCGCTGGCCGTGGACGAGCCGGGCCCCGCGGTCGACACGATCCTCGAGCTGGACCAGGTGGTGAAGCACTTCCCCGGTCGGCGCAAGCAACCGCCCGTGCGCGCCGTCGACGGCGTGTCGCTGTCGGTGCGCCGTGGCGAGACCGTCGGCCTGGTGGGTGAGTCCGGCTCGGGCAAGTCGACGCTGGGCCGGCTGGCGCTGAGCCTGCTGGAGCCCACGGCGGGCTCGGTCAGGTTCGACGGCACGGACGTTTCGACGCTGCGTCGCCGCGACCTCGCGCACCTGCGCCGCCGCATGCAGCTGGTCTTCCAGGACCCGGTCAGCTCGTTCAGCCCGCGGATGACGATCGAGGAGGTCCTGACCGAGCCGATGATCGTCCACGGGGTCGGGAACGCGGAGTCGCGGCGGAATCGATGCCGCGAGCTGCTCGACCTGGTGGGTCTGCCCTCGAGCGCGCTGGAGCGGTACCCGCACCAGTTCTCCGGTGGCCAGGCCCAGCGCATCGGCATCGCCCGGGCGCTGACCACGAACCCCGAGCTGATCGTGTGCGACGAGGCCGTCTCGGCCCTGGACGTCTCGGTCCAGGCGCAGATCCTCAACCTGCTGCGCGACGTCCAGCGCGAGCTCGGACTGAGCTACCTGTTCATCGCCCACGACCTGAACGTCGTGCGGTACATGTCCGATCGCATCAGCGTGATGTACCTGGGCAAGGTCGTCGAGTCCGGGCCGACGGACACCCTGATGGGCGCGCCGCTGCACCCGTACACGGCGGCACTCGTCGAGGCCGTCCCGTCGCTGGAGCGGCGGGGCGAGCTGCGGGCCCCGCTGTCGGGCGAGATCCCCAGCCCCAGTCGGCCGCCGTCCGGATGCCACTTCCACACCCGGTGCCCGCGACGCTTCGAGCCCTGCGACCACCTCGAGCCCACGCTCCTGACCTTGGGGGAGCGGTCCGCCGCCTGCCACCTGGTCGAGGGCGCGGAGAGCGGAGTCCGCGCATGA
- a CDS encoding ABC transporter ATP-binding protein, producing MTTPNGRLVDVDDLHVEFRTGGRTVEAISGVSLQIDAGETVAVVGESGSGKSVTALAILGLLGNGRISGGTVTWDGEEITHATRQQLRRIRGNDISIVFQDPMTALDPLFTIGSQLREAIQVHQRLSRKEARARAVELLSQVGIPDPESKIDAYPHQLSGGQRQRVMIAGALACSPRLLIADEPTTALDVTVEAQVLRLIRDLQRETGVALMLITHDMGVVAEMADRVVVFYAGEVVETGTAEQILSDPRHPYTQALLRAIPRPDTPRDEPMPAIPGQVPGLDVMPQGCRFASRCPLSDGDRCLEPQALLDIEDRHARCWRAGTGTPEAVHLAGAVR from the coding sequence ATGACCACACCAAACGGTCGGCTCGTCGACGTCGACGACCTGCACGTGGAGTTCCGCACCGGCGGCCGAACCGTCGAGGCCATCAGCGGGGTGAGTCTGCAGATCGATGCTGGCGAGACCGTCGCGGTGGTGGGCGAGTCCGGATCGGGCAAGAGCGTCACGGCGCTCGCGATCCTCGGCCTCCTCGGCAACGGCCGGATCAGCGGCGGGACGGTGACCTGGGACGGCGAGGAGATCACCCACGCCACCCGGCAGCAGCTGCGGCGGATCCGCGGGAACGACATCTCGATCGTCTTCCAGGACCCGATGACCGCGCTCGACCCGCTGTTCACGATCGGCAGCCAGTTGCGCGAGGCCATCCAGGTGCACCAGCGGCTGAGCCGCAAGGAGGCCCGGGCCCGCGCGGTCGAGCTGCTGTCGCAGGTCGGCATCCCCGACCCGGAGTCGAAGATCGACGCGTACCCCCACCAGCTCTCGGGCGGACAACGTCAGCGCGTCATGATCGCCGGGGCGCTCGCGTGCTCCCCGCGCCTGTTGATCGCCGACGAGCCCACGACAGCGCTGGACGTGACGGTCGAGGCGCAGGTGCTGCGCCTGATCCGCGATCTGCAACGCGAAACCGGCGTGGCCCTGATGCTGATCACGCACGACATGGGCGTGGTCGCCGAGATGGCCGACCGCGTGGTCGTCTTCTACGCCGGCGAGGTCGTCGAGACCGGAACGGCCGAGCAGATCCTGAGCGACCCCCGCCATCCGTACACGCAGGCGTTGCTGCGGGCGATCCCTCGCCCCGACACCCCGCGCGACGAGCCCATGCCGGCCATCCCCGGCCAGGTTCCCGGGCTCGATGTCATGCCGCAGGGGTGCCGCTTCGCGAGTCGGTGCCCGCTGTCGGACGGTGATCGTTGCCTGGAGCCGCAGGCGCTGCTGGACATCGAGGACCGGCACGCCCGGTGCTGGCGCGCCGGCACCGGCACCCCCGAAGCGGTCCACCTGGCCGGAGCGGTCCGATGA
- a CDS encoding MFS transporter gives MKSQHSGVSAAAWSTLFVVCLVSMLIGLNSSTVNVALPALTRHFNASHFEASWLVLSYMVASTACLLLFGRISDMVNQRMLYLGALAMYTACSLACGFAPTVEWLIGLRTVAALAGAVLLGNGATLIHSVFPKDSLGSAMGLYAASFPVASLIGPIAAGFVLEITDWRWIFWMNVPVGLIALSVGFFLLRRHRDRSEATGLDLPGNVLVIGLITLTTVGISMVSEFGWSSPFVYGSLLIALLLIPLLVLAERRSPFPVIDVATLRTHGVGLLLLAGFFLSAGRFPAIVLMSLYMQGPLGLRPVETAVLLLPMPIGSVLGSLCVGWLSRRRTARHISMIGAIVGQVGMMLLTVAVFGQTEWAIAAGLVLVGMGTGLFIGSNATSLLEATPDDSLGVVNGMRLAVQNTGNVLSLAIGLTLLTVGLSPAMGEAVLQASIPGDKVPPEIIAGFGWSLTLLCVLGLIGTAVSITAATRQPAPSRGVQVPVWSGVSETP, from the coding sequence GTGAAGAGCCAACACTCGGGCGTCAGTGCTGCCGCATGGTCGACGTTGTTCGTCGTGTGCCTGGTCAGCATGTTGATCGGCCTCAATTCCAGTACGGTCAACGTCGCCCTGCCCGCACTGACCCGTCATTTCAACGCCTCGCACTTCGAGGCCAGCTGGCTCGTGCTGTCGTACATGGTCGCCAGCACGGCCTGCCTGCTGCTCTTCGGACGCATCAGCGACATGGTCAACCAGCGGATGCTCTACCTCGGCGCCCTGGCGATGTACACCGCCTGCAGCTTGGCCTGCGGCTTCGCTCCCACCGTGGAGTGGCTGATCGGACTGCGCACCGTCGCCGCCCTGGCCGGCGCGGTGCTGCTCGGCAACGGCGCGACCCTGATCCACTCGGTCTTCCCCAAGGACTCGCTCGGCTCGGCCATGGGCCTGTACGCGGCCTCGTTCCCCGTCGCGAGCCTCATCGGCCCGATCGCCGCAGGCTTCGTCCTGGAGATCACCGACTGGCGCTGGATCTTCTGGATGAACGTGCCGGTCGGGCTGATCGCGTTGTCCGTCGGCTTCTTCCTGCTGCGGCGGCACCGTGATCGCAGTGAGGCGACCGGCCTGGACCTGCCGGGGAACGTCCTGGTCATCGGTCTCATCACCTTGACGACCGTGGGCATCTCGATGGTGAGCGAGTTCGGCTGGAGCAGCCCGTTCGTCTACGGGAGCCTGCTGATCGCCCTGCTGCTGATCCCGCTGCTGGTGCTGGCCGAGCGCCGGAGCCCGTTCCCGGTCATCGACGTCGCCACGCTGCGCACCCACGGGGTCGGCCTGCTGCTGCTGGCCGGGTTCTTCCTCAGCGCCGGGCGGTTCCCCGCGATCGTCCTGATGAGCCTGTACATGCAAGGACCCCTGGGCCTGCGCCCGGTCGAGACCGCGGTGCTCCTGCTCCCCATGCCGATCGGCAGCGTCCTCGGATCGCTGTGCGTCGGCTGGCTGTCCCGGCGTCGCACCGCCCGGCACATCTCGATGATCGGCGCGATCGTCGGTCAGGTCGGGATGATGCTGCTGACCGTCGCCGTGTTCGGGCAGACCGAGTGGGCCATCGCGGCCGGGCTCGTCCTGGTCGGCATGGGCACCGGACTGTTCATCGGCTCCAACGCCACGTCGCTGCTCGAGGCCACCCCGGACGACAGCCTCGGCGTCGTCAACGGGATGCGCCTGGCCGTCCAGAACACCGGCAACGTGCTGAGCCTCGCGATCGGCCTCACCCTGCTGACGGTGGGCCTGTCACCCGCCATGGGCGAGGCCGTCCTGCAGGCCTCGATCCCGGGCGACAAGGTGCCGCCCGAGATCATCGCCGGATTCGGCTGGTCGCTGACCCTGCTGTGCGTGCTGGGCCTGATCGGCACGGCGGTGTCGATCACCGCGGCCACCCGGCAGCCGGCACCGAGCCGGGGGGTCCAGGTCCCCGTGTGGAGCGGGGTCTCGGAGACCCCGTGA